In the Drosophila virilis strain 15010-1051.87 chromosome 4, Dvir_AGI_RSII-ME, whole genome shotgun sequence genome, tatattcaagggCATCCCCAACAGCGTACTATCGGTTCGCGAAGAGTATGATCTATCTTCCGACCATCTGCCACTCCTCACAACGATCAACACGGCTGCACAAAGGATCCCAAAAAAGCGCAGGCTTGTCCTCCCTGGGTCGAACATCCAACGATTTAAGGCCGAACTAAATAGCTTGATCAACCTAAACACGCAGATTCTGTCAGTTGAGgacgtcgacgctgcagtACAAACCCTGTTGGACCAAGTACATGCCGCAGCCGCCAACGCTGCGCCCGCACATATCTACTCAGCCCCTACAAGCCAGCGGCCAAGGACGTTTTCCCCCATATTGGAAGGTCTTCTCGCCCTAAAAAAGCGACTGAGGAGGGAGTATGTCCGTACCCAGGACCCCACGATTGACAGGATCTATCGTCGTATTGCTAACAGGGTCAGGAAGGAGCTGATTATCTcgaaaagaaatgccacagaCACCATGCTGGAGGAAGCAACGGCAGACGAGAGCTCCAAATTCGCGCTGTGGAAACTTAGCAGTCGATACAAGCGGCAAGCTGCGCCAAAGTTCCCCGTTCGACTTCCCGATGACACCTGGGCCAGATCACCAATGGACAGAGCCGAAGCCTTTGCCTGCAACTTGGAGGAGCGCTTCAAGCCGTTTGAGACCGCATCGCATGCAAGGATACAGCGAGTCGCGCAAATCCTGGAGGCGCCACTCCAAATGTCACTCCCTGTATCGCCAATCACCTTCCAAGAAGTAGAGCAGGAGATGAAGagattaaaaagcagcaaagcccctggggaagatcggttggacaaccagacaatcaagctactgccatacaaggcggtgctttttctcgtcgccatttttaatgcagctcttcggctaggttactttccagtggcttggaagaaggcacatataatcatgttgcacaagagcggaaagccccctaatcaactgggatcctatcgccccatcagcctcctgcctgcctttggtaagattctggaaaggtgcatcctcagaagggtcctggataccccggaaataaaacgcttgatcccgaagttccagtttgggtttcgactcaaacacggtacccctgagcaactacatcgggtcacaaattatattttggacggctttcacaggaaagagtatgtggtggcagcataccttgacatccaagaagccttcgaccgggtgtggcacgcaggactcctctctaagataaaggacaaattgaatccgcagctatttagcaccattgcgagcttcctaactgagagaacctttcaagtggtgcaggatggagtagcctctcaaaccaaacgcataaaagcgggcgttccacaaggcagcgtcttgggtcccacgctatatagcctgtttacacatgacatgcccacagcaaatgcaagcagacggaatgatcggcaggaccttctggtggccacgtttgctgacgacacggcaatccttgcaaaaaacaaatgtgtgtacgtggcaactgacctcttgcaggaatacctcaagcgatttgaaaactgggcttgtagatggaacatcgcagtgaaccctggaaagtgcgccacggttacccacactctacgcaaggactcatgccccggactttttcttcatggtgagcttctagagcaatatcgtcaacacaagtacctaggtgtcactctcgacagacgacttacatttagtaagcacgtctctgcagtaacgagcaacatcaaatctaagataaggcgaatgagctggctcctcaactccaaaaacaaactctcgctccgaaacaaggtcctaatctacaaggtaatccttgccccagtgtggcgttacgggcttcaagtttacggtatagctgcaaaaacacacctgaacaaaattcgcatcattcaggccaaaaccctgcgcaaaataactggagccgaatggtatattcgcacacgcgacatcgccaaggacctcaaggttccaatggtgggcgacatagtcaacaggcaagcagcgagctactcaacaaagctccacaaccacccaaacatcctggcgaggagcctgctaaggaggcgaagaagaaggcgactgaagaggacctacccaaccgacctaatcgatcgttatgtataggtgacaagcttcgttaattacaccaaaatatgtttctgtaatctgttaacctaattgtataactaattgtaaaaccacaatcatcgctaagctaagtaattatgtcactctgataaaagttgctaacatagagtaacaggataccagatttcttaataaacaaaatataaaaaaaaaaaaaaaaaaaaaaaaaaaaaaacaggttaCTTGATTCAAATTGTGGACATCAACTTTCTACTGATAAGTCGTCCGTATTATCTTAAACATATTGAATTATATATTGCatagatatttgaaaatacctTTAAAGGCTATCGAATTTAGAACCAGAAGTTGAATTCAGCGTTTTCTGCCAATATTGGTTCCGTGTTGCGAATCTTGCAGCTAAAAAATGGTAAATCCTCCTAAAGATCACTGAAAATTACCcaatattttgatattgaaGCCAATTGAGGGTAATCTCCAATTTACCACAGTTTACCACAATCGCGAAAAACGTACTCACGAGGCTCTTATGTAGAGccttgaaaataagtttaaagcaaataaaaaaaacctgaaACTTCTCAAAAAAATCGTTGAATCACATTATCCACTGAGGATGCTTGGATGTTTAAACAagtttcaaattattttttgtaatgATCTTTGGAAATGAATTTTCGCGAGAAACTCCTCTCACTAAATCTTTGTCTCCATTTATACCGCAGaggaattcaatttttaaaatagttCTTAAAATAGTTATTTTAACTGCagaatcttaaaaaatatgtaaaatacgTTACAACAGTGTCTGAGCGAGAGAGCAAAAGTAACTGTTAGTCCATTAACAGCTTATGGTTGACCGGAACATATTTAAAGCAACATAATGTTAATAAGtcaaaattaaatacttttattaCCGATACAACTTATCATTCAACTCTCTTTTTTTAAAGTTGAACTTTAAGTGAACCctatttttaaatgcatttatgtcAATGCACAGTGTTGGGTAATTGGATAAAAATAGTCCCTTCAGCAGGTCGGAAATCAACCCTGGTGGTCGTGGGCGGTATTTTCAAAATGATTTTAGTTTACTTTAAAATTCAGCGAAttacaatacaaataataaaatacaattgttttaaacgttataagtattatatcTTGTAGCGTTTTAGATTTGCGTCCGTCGGAACATTTGCAGAAGCTGCAGAATGTGCGACTTTgtactaaaaaaaaagacagaaTAAGGGCTTCATTACATTACTGAAGCATtcaatttttcatacaaaccGGGGTGAGCTTGGCACATCATCATTGACGTGTTGTCGGCTTTCGATATCCTTTTTTGACCCAGGCATATTTACCACTGCGGCAGTCGTTGCATccgttatatttttttcagcCAAGGTTTGAAAACTTTTTCCAGATTCTGGTGATGCTGGCTTTTTGGGCAGCGCATTACCTAAGAGAAGACACATTTAGTTTGAAACTTTTTGATTTGTGGTCGCTTACTTAAATACTCTTCCGCAAGTAGATCCAACCAGGATGAATCATCACGAGCTGGCAATCCAATTAAGAAGCCATCCAGGCGCAATTTTAGATTTTCCTCGCCCTTCTGGCGTTGATCATAGTTAACCTCCTCCAACTGATAGCCATAGTCCCCATAATCATTGTATAAAAGCTCAATCAAATCGCTGGCACTGCTGCGCGTCTTCAGAGGCTTGGCCATGGCCAAGCCAATAAATTGCAGCAAGACCAAGACAAATAATCGATTGGTAAATTTGCACATTTTATTTGGTAGCTTCGATTCGCGTGCAGGACCGTTGGCGTCCGACGGCGGGCGATGAATGAGCCACAGGTCTGGACTTGAACAGAAGAGGAGCCTTTGCCTGATGCTAACAAAAACCCGATTGTGTTCAGTTCAATGGCCCAAAGACTTCCGCATTGTTGTGGGAATGTGAGAACCTTCATTAGAGCAGCTTTTGACCGCAGCCTGAACAATTCAATGCACATAAACAACGCAAACTATGCAAGTTTTCCtcttaatttttcaattgtgccttcatttataattgataGTTGCTTAATTATATGTACAAACAACTCTAGCCTAATAAcctaaatttaaagaaaagcGCGAGTCATTGTTAAACGTTCTAATAACTTGTAATAGACCAAAGGCTGGGTTTTGTTTATTCTATGTATTAACGGTGAATTTGTTGTGCCATGATTctgctctgtgtgtgtgtgtgtgtgtgtgtgtgtgtgcttagccTTGGTCATTGACCCTGCTCAGCGGTCACCACAGAATGCACCTATTGCTCTAGCCAATTCTCACAGGAAGATGCTGCTATCAGAAActtgaaattgcattttttttcttcttttctgttttatttgtttttttgtgtgcaaTGAAAACAGGTTTTTCAAATGAACATTGCAACGTTGCAAATTATGGCTCTGGCCTTAGTGAATGCATTggatgtttttatttttattgctggGCCCCTTGATGTCATCTAACATAGCATTCAATTGGGTTTATCCTTCAGCGCAACGTTTTACCGTTACACTCACATTTAGCACTCTCTCACACTGGCTTCCGGCTACAAAAACACTCAATGTTATCAATAACATTAGCAATTAACATGACCGCTTGGCgctaaatttgaatttaaagtatttttttattatttgtgtatatggttaatgttaacattaacattagtAATTAACATGACCGCTTGGCGcttaatttgaatttcaattttctgtttgtttattgtatTGTGTATATGTTTGTAGCTTAAATCTAATGCTTTGTAAAAAATCGCATTTATCGTCATATTTAGCCTAATATATTCGCTTTTGCTTAGCAGTCTGGAAAGTAACTCAGTCTCAGTAGCCCTCGACCTGGCGACAGGCGCCGTAGCTGTCACGCCGTTGTCCCGGCGCACATAGTGCCTGTCCGTCGCGCAAGAGCGTCTTGGAGTTGGCCAGAGCATCGCCAAGCAGCTGGAAGCTTAGCACATCCGCATCAACCAAGTGCTTGGGCAGTATGGGTGTGGGCTCATCGTCCAGCTGCCAGTTGCGCGGATGTGCCTCATTCACAATGTAGGCGGGCACATCGATAGGTGGATACAATACGTTGGCCCGGGCGACATCGCTGCGATAAAGTGGAACACTGATGGAGCGTGCATTGGACCGGGCGACGGGCTCAGGCGTCAAGCGATTGGTATCCAAAAAGCTGTCACCACGCAGGGAGCGTGAATGGCGATAGTACTGGGATCCCGCCTGGTTAAAGCCCTCCAGCAGATTGTTGccagcgctgctgctggcactgGCGGGTACAGGTGGCAATGCCTGGATGAGCTCTGCTTCCGCCTCAAGATGATACGGCTTGATCAGCTGCGGCATGGGAATCAGCTGCGGGGGCAAAACATCTACCTGCTGTCGATGCAaacgcggctgctgctgctgctgcagctcttcACTAGCACCAGAGATGTCCACATGGTAGGGCGTGCGTCCCTCAATAAACTCGGGCAGAGTCACGCCCAATGCTGCCTGAGGcatctgttgctgttgctgcagttgttgctgccgctgataGAAGGACTTCAGGGCAGAGGCATCCGCATGTTTACGCTTGCCATTGCTCTTTGTGGCGCCACGCAAGGAGGATTTGGTCAGTAGATCCAACAGGCTCAAACCCTCCTGAGGACCGGGCGGTATCAGCACAATCATAAAGTTCTCCAGATCGGCTCTTATATTGTACTGTCCCTCCTGCCGCTGGTCGTAGGTGACGAGACGCCGACGCAGTCCATCCTCAGCTCCAAGTGGCGGCTGCAGTGAACCCACCTGTGGCTCAATCAAAGCTGCCTCCGCTGCCTGAGGCGGCGCCACAGCCGGAAAATATTCCTCCTGCATGGCAGCCGGGCTCGGACTTGGGCTCGGActctggctgctgctggtggacAACGACTCGGTTGTGCTGTCTCGCAAATAGGGCGCCTGCGACGCCAATGCCGTTgcgccgagcagcagcagcagcagcgagaaAGTCTTTGCaaacatatttgaaataattttctaGAGAATTTAACAGCCGCTCGACGTGTTCTTCGTTCTTAACACTCGCGCTTCTGCCTCGCAACTGATTTCAAGCTGCCGACCCGAGCTTTAAcatcgacgtcgacgttggcGCATGCGCAACTTTCATATTCTgcagcagcgacgtcgacgtcgctgcttTGTTGCTTTCTTTTGCATCTGCCTCTGCTCCTTCTCCTTTTTGTTCTCGTTCTCTCGTTCTGGTTTTCTGTCAcagtttttgttgtgtgttttgcttttatttattcgtTTGTAGTTGtgactttttgttgttgtcgtacCCATTTCGTATGCGTGACTCGCgtgcgtcgacgtcgacgtcgctgctcGCTTACAcccgcgctgctgctgccgccgccgccgccgctgctgctgctgctgcgtaaTGTTTGCTTCTCCGTTATTGATAGCCATAGGCTAGTACGATTGCGGGTGCGGCAGGTAGTGGGGTGGGGGCGGCAGCTCTTAGGTTCTCAGAGCGCGCGCACAGTGGGCCGTGAATTAGATTTTCACACCAATTAGGCAATGAGGAAGTATTTTGATGTCCAGCTAATCGCTCGAGCACGTACTCAAATTGATCGCCGGATTGTTGACAGCTGTGCAAACCTGATTGGCAGTCGTGTGGACTCGATTAGGTGCATTTTGTGCGCATTAACAAATTGAATAGCAGAAGATATGTTTATTTACGAGATTAACAATTTGAATGGAAAAGAACGGTGATAATTTGGGTATGTTTTGCGGGTCACACTCTCCGAATGGACTAAAGGGTATCCGCCAGTCGATCTCACTTggttattaacatttaaataacattttttttttagtagaTTTCTTCTAGAAAACCAATTTGCAACATCTCACTCGTAAATCACGTTTACTAAAATAtagtttattattatgtttaaaAGTTTTCTTGTCTTTTGCACAGTTTCAGGAAGGGGGAAGCGACATTTACAGTTAAACATAATTAATTCAGTTTGTGGCGTATACAGCGACCACATATTAAGTAGTAtacataattatttgtttaaataataattacataGTATGCGATAAAATAATTAGAGGTCTTGGCGGTTGTCTTAATTAAACATGTCATGATCAGCATTCGGCTagaatttgttgtattttttgtgtgGGCCTCTGTTTTAAGCACAATATAAACtataacaattacaaaataatacaaataaattaagcaCATTTAAGCTATGCCATTATACTAGAATTGAAAGTAATACGACAATGAATATAAAACACtggcatataaataatttaataattagaTTGTTTACAGGGAACACGATGCGAGCGTATTTTATGACCGAATCAAACCTTTAAGAATTGTTTATAAtcttaaatacaattaaaatgtaaGATGAGTGTTGATTAAGGTGCAAATGATTCGGATAGTTCTCCCAGTTGAAAGCCAAAACCTGTTTCAAGGAGAGTGCTGCAATTAATcgatcgataattatcgattacaCATATAAGATGGAATACTTTGGGATAAGCgagtttttgttttccaataAACATTAATAAAAGGAATAGCTAAGTCGATTTACAAGTATATCCAGATAGTTTAACTCAAGGTCCTTGCTGCCCGAGCATTTGGTTGAGAAAGCGTTAAGTAGCACAAATATTTACGTAGCAGCTCACGTCGCACACATGCTTCGACAGCCTCCGGGATAATCGAAACACATCCAGAAATTTGACCAAATGCGTTTAGCCTAATCCTGTTTGAGTGCTGTTGTCGGACCCTCCTTGCGCTCCTGCAATGTCTCCTCCGGATTCGTGACCTGATATTCCACTCGTTTGTGCACAGTGAAGCAAACACGATTGAAGTGCTCGCACATCTGATTCACCACGCTGGCGCCGTAGTGCCAATGCGTCAAGGTGGTCACAATGAGCAGCATGTAGAGCAACGGCCGCTCCAGCGCCGGAAGCCACAAGCTCACCAACATGGACAGCAAGAACATGGGCGTCTGCCAGTGCCAGGCCTCGGCGCGTGTCACAGACATTTGGGACACAATCAGACGGCACTGTAAGATGCATAAtggaaatttatataattaatattaattaaaaagaatCTCACAGAAGTGAGGCAACATTTCGAGAGCCCTCCAAGTGCTTAATCTATTCGATGGAGAGCAGAACCCTGAGATAACCGAGTTAAAACAGATAaccatttaattaaaatgggtTTCcagtttttaatattatttttttagctttggTTTATTTTGATTCCTGAATTGCCGAACTAATATAGATACATGTAACCCCCCAAATAAATGTCAGTTATTcctaattttatataaaatctgACAATGAATTTCGTGAATAGGCCAAATGTTGTATGCATATAAAGAAAACAGATGTTTTGTCGGCCAAAGATTTGGAGCTACTTTTCCAGGTTGCGCTTAGCGGCCCATTTGATTGGCAGCTTGGATTATCTTAATCAACGGATCACCCTCGCGCGGAAATACAAAGATGCCGCGATCCTTTTTCAAGTAGCGAAAGGCCCGATGCTGATACCAGCCATAAATTTGATTCTCTGTCAGCGGCTGCGCTGTGGCATGCTTCGGCACATACTGTTTTTTGGCGACGGTGTCCTTTGGCTTGGCAGCACCGTCCACGTTTTCTTCACTCAGACTATCACGATCGAACTTTTCACGCATCCGTCGAATCTCCTCATCCGTGCAGTTGAAGTACGGCCAATCGTGCCGCGCATAGAACTTGAGAGTCAGCGGACGCTCAGCATCTGTTGCACTTATCGGAGACTTGTTGTGGCCAGCATCCTGTCCACTTTGTTTATCCTTGGCACAGCGCCGACCTCCACAGCAGAACGGTGGCatcttttcaaaattttccctttgtgtgtgttattCTATGTGTCTCAGTCGATACGAAACGTAAATATGACAGCATATTTCCAGGTCTAATCGATCAAACTTTACTCTTGCTATATTTATACTCTAAAACAATTGGAAATGACTAaaaatagtattttttttttgtgcaaatgcaaaagGAAGCACCTTTGCTAGAGAATGTTTCCTCTTGGTAGTTCGATGAGGTCAATCTTTAGATCTATAAAAGCTAGAAATTTCGAAGGGAGCTCCTCCTAGTGCCAGAGTCACCAAAGTTCTAGTATAGTGTATACAAATCATTTATATTTGATTCTTTggataaaatattaatataagaAACTTCAGTTGAACTAGACAATTGTTGACTTTCTTGACTATTGCATAATAAGATCTACTCCACAAAACTGCATAAAAGTTCCTTTTTCAATTACAACGGATATTAAAGTAATCAAAGCTCAAGAACTTctcttattttatatatattttttataatgcCTTTCTTTGAAAAATCTTAAGCATGAGCGCTCGTTTGGTTAAGCGCGtgttgcatttgatgttggcaGAAAGTTCAGGGT is a window encoding:
- the LOC6633939 gene encoding uncharacterized protein, which encodes MCKFTNRLFVLVLLQFIGLAMAKPLKTRSSASDLIELLYNDYGDYGYQLEEVNYDQRQKGEENLKLRLDGFLIGLPARDDSSWLDLLAEEYLSNALPKKPASPESGKSFQTLAEKNITDATTAAVVNMPGSKKDIESRQHVNDDVPSSPRTKSHILQLLQMFRRTQI
- the LOC6633938 gene encoding uncharacterized protein, encoding MFAKTFSLLLLLLGATALASQAPYLRDSTTESLSTSSSQSPSPSPSPAAMQEEYFPAVAPPQAAEAALIEPQVGSLQPPLGAEDGLRRRLVTYDQRQEGQYNIRADLENFMIVLIPPGPQEGLSLLDLLTKSSLRGATKSNGKRKHADASALKSFYQRQQQLQQQQQMPQAALGVTLPEFIEGRTPYHVDISGASEELQQQQQPRLHRQQVDVLPPQLIPMPQLIKPYHLEAEAELIQALPPVPASASSSAGNNLLEGFNQAGSQYYRHSRSLRGDSFLDTNRLTPEPVARSNARSISVPLYRSDVARANVLYPPIDVPAYIVNEAHPRNWQLDDEPTPILPKHLVDADVLSFQLLGDALANSKTLLRDGQALCAPGQRRDSYGACRQVEGY
- the LOC26531025 gene encoding uncharacterized protein, coding for MPPFCCGGRRCAKDKQSGQDAGHNKSPISATDAERPLTLKFYARHDWPYFNCTDEEIRRMREKFDRDSLSEENVDGAAKPKDTVAKKQYVPKHATAQPLTENQIYGWYQHRAFRYLKKDRGIFVFPREGDPLIKIIQAANQMGR